The proteins below are encoded in one region of Sphingobacterium sp. R2:
- the trmB gene encoding tRNA (guanosine(46)-N7)-methyltransferase TrmB: protein MGKDKLRKFAEVATFENVIQLDAGKEYKGKWAEKQFGNNNPVVLELACGKGEYTVNLARLFPEKNFIGIDFKGNRIWRGAKTALEDGIRNVAFLRIQIETILEHFAENEIDEIWITFPDPQPQDSREKKRLTGPKFLDRYKIIMKPEGMMNLKTDNDGFYAYTLEQIDLRNLKKYKETTDLYHSELVDNVLSIKTYYERKYLAHDKNINYVKWSFEKR, encoded by the coding sequence ATGGGAAAAGACAAACTACGTAAATTTGCTGAAGTTGCTACTTTTGAAAATGTAATTCAACTTGACGCAGGCAAAGAATATAAAGGAAAATGGGCTGAGAAGCAATTTGGTAACAATAATCCGGTTGTTTTGGAGCTTGCTTGTGGTAAAGGTGAGTACACTGTTAATCTAGCAAGATTGTTTCCGGAAAAAAATTTCATCGGTATCGATTTTAAAGGTAATCGTATTTGGCGTGGAGCCAAGACAGCTTTGGAGGATGGCATTCGGAATGTTGCTTTTCTTCGAATACAAATTGAGACTATTCTTGAACATTTTGCTGAAAATGAAATTGATGAAATTTGGATTACCTTTCCGGATCCTCAGCCTCAGGATAGCCGGGAGAAGAAACGGTTGACTGGACCTAAGTTTTTGGATCGCTATAAAATTATCATGAAGCCCGAAGGGATGATGAATCTGAAAACGGATAATGATGGTTTTTATGCCTATACATTGGAGCAGATTGATCTACGGAATCTGAAAAAATATAAAGAAACGACAGATCTTTACCATTCGGAACTAGTGGATAATGTTTTATCCATTAAAACATATTACGAACGGAAGTATTTGGCGCATGACAAGAACATTAACTATGTGAAGTGGAGTTTTGAAAAACGATAA
- a CDS encoding SusD/RagB family nutrient-binding outer membrane lipoprotein encodes MKQSFNFIGMILIAIATFLQSCDKNFEDINTNPNNSVNAYPYQLMQPAFRDLVASNMSRNRSLNNELMQITVSISDGEYRIFRYDIRNTVSDGPWNSIYPELKNVKEIYRLADGGINDNASYRGISLIMQTWGFSILTDTYGDIPYSESLRGLGEDILEPKFDTQKEIYLDFFNKLDSANVLLSKNMAIKGEYDPIYNGNVSKWRKFGNSLFLRLLLRVSGQSDPAVATFVRSKIKDILVDNASSYPVMSSNDDSAILRWTGMSPLISPFMDVRAQDFRQASLANYFIDHLVAWNDPRINIPTYGSNGVNRLGIAPVSGNFVGIPSGYAAGEGWERQSYFYSYDQTVNNLPVKTMMNEPLTGMIMNCAELQFIKAELALKGFYTDKAGDLYKDGVMKGITTWLPTYTESIEDYLNNGDINWDESYSFEKKMEMIHLQKYYALLFVDCQQWFEFRRTGYPLLPKGTGLKNGGEMPARLKYPIYVQSANPTNYKLAIAQQGADEINTKVWWQRR; translated from the coding sequence ATGAAACAATCTTTCAATTTCATAGGCATGATCCTAATTGCGATTGCAACGTTTTTGCAATCGTGCGATAAAAATTTCGAAGACATTAATACAAACCCAAATAACAGTGTGAACGCTTATCCATATCAATTAATGCAGCCTGCATTTAGGGATCTCGTTGCATCTAATATGTCTCGTAATCGCTCATTAAATAATGAGTTGATGCAGATAACGGTCAGTATAAGCGATGGTGAGTACCGCATATTCCGTTATGATATACGTAATACAGTTTCTGATGGTCCCTGGAATTCCATCTATCCAGAACTAAAAAATGTGAAAGAAATTTACAGATTAGCGGATGGTGGAATCAATGATAATGCGTCCTACCGTGGGATATCTTTAATTATGCAGACTTGGGGATTTTCTATTTTGACGGATACTTATGGCGATATCCCTTACTCGGAATCCTTAAGGGGATTGGGCGAAGACATCTTAGAGCCTAAGTTCGATACGCAAAAGGAAATTTATTTAGATTTCTTTAATAAATTAGATTCTGCCAATGTATTGTTGTCAAAAAATATGGCAATCAAAGGAGAATATGATCCCATTTATAATGGAAATGTTAGCAAATGGCGCAAGTTTGGAAATTCGTTATTTTTACGGTTATTACTCAGGGTCTCCGGACAATCAGATCCGGCAGTTGCTACATTTGTCCGTTCAAAAATTAAAGATATTCTAGTTGATAATGCATCTTCTTATCCTGTTATGTCAAGTAACGATGATTCGGCTATTCTGCGCTGGACGGGTATGTCTCCCTTGATTTCTCCATTCATGGATGTCAGAGCACAGGACTTTCGCCAGGCATCTTTAGCAAATTATTTTATTGATCATCTGGTTGCTTGGAATGATCCACGGATTAACATTCCTACATACGGTTCAAACGGAGTGAATCGATTGGGAATAGCACCGGTGAGTGGAAATTTTGTCGGTATTCCAAGTGGTTATGCTGCGGGTGAGGGGTGGGAACGTCAGTCCTATTTCTATTCGTACGATCAAACTGTGAATAACCTTCCAGTAAAGACAATGATGAATGAACCGTTGACAGGAATGATTATGAATTGTGCAGAATTGCAGTTTATCAAAGCGGAACTCGCATTGAAAGGATTTTATACGGATAAGGCGGGCGATCTTTATAAAGACGGTGTTATGAAAGGTATTACGACTTGGCTTCCCACTTATACCGAATCTATCGAGGATTACTTAAATAATGGCGATATAAATTGGGACGAAAGCTACAGTTTTGAGAAAAAAATGGAAATGATTCATCTACAAAAGTATTATGCACTATTATTTGTAGACTGTCAGCAATGGTTTGAATTTCGGAGGACAGGCTATCCTTTGTTACCAAAGGGAACTGGCTTAAAAAATGGCGGGGAGATGCCTGCCCGTTTGAAGTATCCAATTTATGTCCAATCGGCAAATCCAACAAACTATAAGCTAGCTATCGCACAGCAAGGTGCTGATGAGATTAATACGAAAGTATGGTGGCAGAGACGATAA
- a CDS encoding GDP-L-fucose synthase family protein: MEKDAKIYVAGHRGMVGSAIHRKLIELGYSNIVTRTSQELDLRNQQAVADFFKEERPDYVFLAAAKVGGIMANNTYRADFIYENIAIQNNVIKSSYDNNIKKLMFLGSSCIYPKMAPQPLKEDMLLTGILEPTNEPYAIAKIAGIKMAEAFRDQYGCNYISVMPTNLYGINDNYHPQNSHVLPALIRRFHEAKANNLDEVVIWGTGTPLREFLFSDDLADACVFLMNHYNEKQFVNIGIGEDISIKDLAEMIKDVIGYTGNITFDSSKPDGTPRKLMDVSKLHALGWKHRVNLREGIQLAYTDFLQK, encoded by the coding sequence GTGGAAAAAGACGCTAAAATTTACGTAGCAGGCCATCGAGGAATGGTCGGATCAGCAATACATCGCAAATTAATAGAACTGGGATACAGCAACATCGTTACTAGGACATCTCAAGAATTAGATCTTCGCAATCAACAAGCAGTAGCTGACTTTTTCAAGGAAGAAAGACCTGATTATGTTTTTCTCGCTGCCGCTAAGGTTGGTGGGATTATGGCTAACAATACCTATCGCGCTGATTTTATCTACGAAAATATAGCCATTCAAAATAACGTCATCAAATCATCCTACGACAATAATATTAAAAAGTTAATGTTCTTAGGATCCAGCTGTATCTATCCAAAGATGGCCCCCCAGCCTTTAAAAGAAGACATGTTGCTAACAGGCATCCTAGAGCCGACGAATGAGCCCTATGCAATCGCCAAAATTGCAGGTATAAAAATGGCAGAAGCATTCCGGGATCAATACGGCTGCAATTATATATCCGTAATGCCAACAAATCTTTACGGAATTAACGACAATTACCATCCGCAAAATTCACATGTGTTACCGGCGTTGATTAGAAGATTTCATGAAGCGAAAGCCAATAACTTAGATGAGGTTGTTATCTGGGGTACAGGAACACCTTTAAGAGAATTTCTATTCTCTGATGACCTAGCAGACGCTTGTGTCTTCTTAATGAATCATTACAACGAAAAGCAATTTGTAAATATCGGTATAGGTGAAGATATAAGTATAAAGGATCTCGCAGAAATGATTAAAGATGTAATTGGGTACACAGGTAATATTACTTTCGACAGTTCTAAACCCGATGGTACACCACGCAAGCTCATGGATGTATCAAAGCTACATGCACTCGGATGGAAGCACAGAGTCAACCTTCGGGAGGGTATTCAACTCGCTTACACTGATTTTTTGCAAAAATAA
- a CDS encoding YifB family Mg chelatase-like AAA ATPase has translation MLNKTYCSAVYGINACTITVEVIVSTGLHYYIVGLPDNAVKESLRRIESAINSCQLHMPRQKIVVNLAPADIRKEGSSYDLSIAIGILASSGQITNIHLEDYLILGELSLDGSIKPIRGVLPIALQARKEGFKGIILPRSNAKEAAIVTEIDVIGVENLTQVVGFLNNTVTIEPTKVNIQTFFQDDTAIYDVDFSDVQGQENIKRALEIAAAGGHNLILIGPPGAGKTMLAKRLPTILPPLNMAESLETTKIHSVSGNLKAKDSLVTARPFRSPHHTISDVAMVGGGSNPLPGEISLSHHGVLFLDELPEFKRSVLEVMRQPLESRQITISRAKLTVEYPASFMLIAAMNPCPCGYFNHPEKECICGTNTVQRYLSKISGPLLDRIDLHIEVTPVLFDELSKTRSVDDSRTVRRRVIQTREIQKERFKSFPNVHCNAQMSTRLTREICQIDEAGRKLLKTAIERLSLSARAYDRILKVARTIADMENSATIDNHHIAEAIQYRNLDRETWNGKF, from the coding sequence ATGCTAAATAAGACCTATTGCAGCGCCGTCTATGGGATAAATGCCTGCACAATTACCGTTGAGGTAATCGTATCTACTGGCCTTCATTATTATATCGTTGGCCTGCCTGACAATGCCGTTAAAGAAAGCTTAAGACGCATCGAAAGTGCCATTAATTCCTGTCAACTTCACATGCCTCGCCAAAAGATCGTTGTCAACTTGGCACCCGCAGATATTCGTAAAGAAGGTTCAAGTTACGACTTATCAATCGCAATCGGCATATTAGCATCTTCTGGGCAGATTACAAATATCCATCTGGAAGACTATCTTATTTTAGGCGAACTATCGTTAGACGGAAGTATTAAACCCATACGTGGTGTTCTACCAATTGCATTACAGGCGCGCAAAGAAGGATTTAAAGGAATAATATTACCTAGATCCAATGCAAAAGAGGCAGCTATAGTCACTGAAATCGATGTTATTGGTGTAGAAAATCTGACCCAAGTAGTGGGATTCCTCAATAATACAGTAACAATCGAGCCTACAAAAGTTAACATACAAACGTTTTTCCAGGATGATACGGCAATTTATGATGTTGATTTCTCTGATGTACAAGGACAGGAGAATATCAAACGAGCGCTGGAAATCGCAGCAGCCGGTGGACATAATCTTATTTTAATAGGTCCGCCAGGCGCAGGAAAAACCATGTTGGCAAAAAGACTACCAACGATCCTTCCCCCGCTCAATATGGCCGAATCGCTAGAAACGACCAAAATACACTCTGTCTCTGGAAATCTAAAGGCGAAAGACTCCCTCGTCACTGCACGGCCTTTTCGCTCTCCGCATCATACAATATCCGATGTAGCCATGGTAGGGGGCGGCTCAAATCCATTGCCGGGTGAAATTTCTTTATCTCATCATGGCGTATTATTCCTTGACGAATTGCCAGAATTTAAACGGAGTGTCCTCGAAGTCATGCGTCAGCCGCTGGAATCCCGTCAAATTACGATATCAAGGGCTAAACTTACCGTCGAGTATCCCGCAAGTTTTATGCTGATTGCTGCCATGAACCCTTGCCCCTGTGGATATTTCAATCACCCAGAGAAAGAATGCATCTGCGGCACTAACACCGTGCAGCGTTATCTAAGCAAAATATCCGGGCCACTTTTAGACCGTATAGACCTGCACATCGAAGTCACCCCCGTGCTATTTGACGAACTGAGTAAGACACGCTCTGTAGATGATAGCCGTACGGTGCGCCGTCGGGTCATTCAGACACGCGAAATCCAGAAAGAACGTTTTAAATCCTTCCCAAACGTACATTGTAATGCGCAAATGAGTACCCGATTAACGCGAGAAATATGTCAGATTGATGAAGCCGGAAGGAAATTGCTCAAAACTGCAATTGAGCGTCTAAGCCTATCCGCAAGAGCATACGATAGAATACTGAAGGTTGCCCGCACAATCGCCGATATGGAAAATAGCGCTACAATCGACAACCACCATATTGCTGAAGCTATCCAATACAGAAATTTAGATCGGGAAACCTGGAACGGAAAATTTTAG
- a CDS encoding YtxH domain-containing protein: MNDTSKVALALLAGLAAGAALGVLFAPDKGSDTRDKINDSLSDLSDAIRERAEEQFDQLNDFKEKIVSTLKGKLNQAEDVLDDDIIEHA; encoded by the coding sequence ATGAATGACACAAGTAAAGTAGCTTTGGCGTTGTTAGCCGGTCTTGCCGCGGGTGCCGCTTTGGGAGTTTTGTTTGCTCCAGACAAGGGATCAGATACAAGAGATAAAATAAATGATTCATTGAGCGATTTGAGTGATGCTATTCGTGAAAGAGCGGAGGAGCAATTTGATCAGTTGAATGATTTTAAAGAGAAAATTGTTTCTACATTGAAAGGTAAGTTGAATCAGGCAGAAGATGTGCTGGATGATGATATCATCGAACATGCATAG
- a CDS encoding lactate utilization protein, whose amino-acid sequence MNVKNATAKEVMLKRVRQALLQKNDNPHPNFKETALYHDEDELVDLVFVRELTAAGGKFLYCDGEIGLIENLISLTEVNSIKNIYAWEQGIQNLLSPYGFPFLKTEKDFELANASITSCEALIARNGSVMVSNANASGRRLSIYPPIHIVVAKASQLVWDLKDALAYMQKRYGQEIPTMISTITGPSRTADIEKRLVLGAHGPKELYVLLLEDRF is encoded by the coding sequence ATGAACGTGAAGAACGCAACTGCAAAGGAGGTAATGTTAAAACGGGTACGTCAGGCATTACTACAAAAAAATGATAATCCCCATCCGAACTTTAAGGAAACTGCTCTTTACCATGATGAAGATGAATTAGTGGATCTTGTTTTCGTGCGTGAATTGACCGCTGCGGGAGGCAAATTTCTATATTGTGATGGCGAGATTGGTCTGATTGAAAATTTGATTTCGTTGACCGAAGTAAATAGCATTAAAAATATCTATGCTTGGGAACAAGGTATTCAGAATTTACTCAGTCCTTATGGTTTTCCCTTTTTGAAAACAGAGAAGGATTTTGAATTGGCAAATGCCAGTATCACCTCCTGTGAGGCTTTAATAGCTCGTAATGGAAGTGTTATGGTGAGTAATGCAAATGCTTCCGGACGTCGGCTGAGTATATATCCCCCCATTCATATTGTCGTTGCCAAGGCTTCGCAATTGGTCTGGGATTTGAAAGATGCTTTGGCTTATATGCAGAAGCGTTACGGTCAGGAGATTCCGACAATGATCTCTACCATTACTGGTCCGTCCAGAACGGCTGATATTGAGAAGAGGTTGGTTTTGGGAGCACATGGCCCAAAAGAACTTTATGTTTTACTTTTAGAGGATCGATTCTAG
- a CDS encoding SusC/RagA family TonB-linked outer membrane protein, protein MFSINPIQINLRHSSSKVLFVALAIACNMDVAGAAVPLERGHGVFHYFNQGKIKIKGKVVDNKTKEPLASVSILSGGVTKGSTDRNGNFEVDIEAGGKVRFQMIGYEAQTRAYDAAQTNVHIGLNPTSEALDEVVVTALGIKRQERELGYATTVVKGEQLTDALSNNWSDALSGKVAGLNLMRSNAGPTGSTKIILRGETNLNGDPGALIVVDGVVVNEGSGRKTANLGESTYGTGSDNMPADYGSGIDDLNPEDIENITVLKGASAAALYGQRGANGAIMITTKSGAKGKKGIGVTVNSNTSLEAINRMPDLQYEYGQGLDGADYYSYGTTEDGTSTSGTSSSYGPKFDGQYFYQYDPVTQKVGTERTLWRPYNNLKSFFDVGKTFTNSVSIDGGTDKTSARFSATNVNNTWIVPNTGYKRNTVALSVNSKVSDKLQINAKVNYTNKWSDNLPGAGYGNQSLMYWFIFWQPNADMNWLKDYWVQGAEGQKIKYPFSSYPENPYAISREFINGTDRQGVTGNVQANYQFNKHWNLMLRSSLDMAYENREQKRPYDAGAKMPYGSYRTQSISSRETNLDFLLKYENEINKDWKVSGTVGGSTNDNRYHKDEMRADSLTYPGVYVMANAKGPILNLPYKSHVQRNGVYGLFTAAYKNFLYLDGTYRIDWASTLASAMAPDKKKYFTYPSLNASLIASELWKLPKVINYAKLRGSISGVGSGGDDPYIIDFSYENAGGQYPGGLQVPTLIVNPYLQPLRTQSIEFGTEVRMFKDRFGFDFAVYQSNTRNQQLRRTIDASTGGRQKVVNAGEVRNKGIELAMDGTPIKMKDGFNWKVFATFSMNQNKIMSLADSAMILQTGPVAGGQLVAKVGGSMGDLYGIGYKRSPDGQIIYDSKSGVALLTDDVVYLGNTIPKGKVSLGNEFRYKGFRLNLLFDAQFGGVAHSLTHYKLAEQGKTKNTLPGRYSGIIGNGVVQNPDGTYRKNDIIATNVDEYYRSHYGQDNAEGSTFSTNFIKFREARFDYSFSKAFVNRLKLQKASVGVYGRNLVIWSKWPNFDPEFGTLSGTDIVKGFEIAQFPSTRTYGFNLVVGF, encoded by the coding sequence ATGTTTAGTATTAACCCTATCCAAATTAATCTAAGGCACTCCTCCTCGAAAGTGCTATTTGTGGCCTTAGCAATTGCCTGCAATATGGATGTAGCTGGGGCAGCGGTTCCATTAGAACGGGGCCACGGCGTTTTTCATTATTTTAATCAGGGGAAGATTAAAATCAAAGGAAAAGTTGTCGATAATAAAACGAAGGAGCCATTGGCTTCAGTATCGATACTTTCAGGTGGGGTGACGAAGGGTTCTACGGATCGAAATGGTAATTTTGAGGTAGATATCGAAGCTGGGGGGAAAGTCCGTTTTCAGATGATCGGATATGAGGCTCAAACAAGGGCATACGATGCTGCGCAAACAAATGTTCACATTGGTTTAAATCCAACATCTGAAGCACTTGATGAGGTTGTGGTCACTGCATTGGGGATTAAAAGACAAGAGAGAGAGTTAGGGTATGCGACAACAGTCGTGAAAGGCGAACAATTAACTGATGCACTTTCCAATAACTGGAGTGACGCGTTGTCGGGAAAAGTGGCTGGATTGAATTTAATGCGTTCAAATGCTGGTCCTACGGGGTCTACCAAAATTATTTTGAGGGGTGAGACGAATTTGAATGGAGACCCTGGGGCATTGATCGTTGTTGATGGTGTCGTTGTAAATGAAGGAAGCGGACGTAAGACGGCAAATTTGGGCGAAAGTACTTATGGTACAGGATCCGATAATATGCCTGCTGACTACGGTTCAGGTATAGATGATCTCAATCCGGAGGACATAGAAAATATAACGGTGCTAAAAGGTGCCAGTGCTGCGGCCTTGTATGGACAACGTGGTGCAAATGGGGCTATTATGATCACAACGAAGTCTGGTGCAAAAGGTAAAAAAGGTATCGGGGTTACAGTAAATTCCAATACTTCGCTTGAAGCCATTAACCGTATGCCTGATTTACAGTATGAATATGGACAGGGATTGGATGGTGCTGATTATTATTCTTATGGTACAACAGAAGATGGTACAAGCACTTCGGGGACAAGTTCCTCCTACGGGCCGAAATTTGATGGTCAATATTTCTATCAATATGATCCGGTTACACAAAAAGTCGGAACGGAACGAACGCTTTGGCGTCCGTATAATAACTTGAAGTCTTTTTTTGATGTCGGAAAAACATTCACCAATTCGGTGAGTATAGACGGTGGAACAGATAAAACATCAGCCCGGTTTTCAGCGACCAATGTAAATAATACCTGGATCGTTCCAAATACGGGTTATAAAAGGAATACCGTAGCGTTGTCGGTCAATTCAAAAGTAAGTGATAAGCTTCAGATCAATGCTAAGGTAAATTATACGAATAAATGGTCTGACAATCTGCCGGGAGCTGGATATGGAAACCAATCTTTGATGTATTGGTTTATTTTCTGGCAGCCAAATGCGGATATGAATTGGTTGAAGGATTATTGGGTGCAGGGGGCAGAGGGACAGAAAATCAAGTATCCATTTTCTTCCTATCCCGAAAATCCGTATGCTATATCTCGAGAGTTTATCAATGGTACTGATCGCCAGGGTGTAACGGGGAATGTTCAAGCCAATTATCAGTTTAATAAACATTGGAATTTGATGTTGCGGAGTTCTTTGGATATGGCTTATGAGAATAGAGAACAAAAAAGGCCTTACGATGCGGGGGCAAAAATGCCTTATGGTAGTTACCGAACCCAGTCCATTTCATCGCGGGAAACCAATTTGGATTTTTTATTAAAATATGAAAATGAGATAAACAAAGATTGGAAGGTGTCCGGAACAGTTGGCGGTAGTACGAATGATAATCGTTATCATAAAGATGAAATGCGTGCAGATTCTCTCACGTATCCAGGAGTTTATGTAATGGCCAATGCAAAAGGACCTATTCTTAACTTACCTTATAAAAGTCATGTGCAAAGAAATGGTGTCTATGGACTTTTTACTGCAGCCTATAAGAACTTCTTATATTTAGACGGAACTTATCGTATTGACTGGGCAAGTACATTGGCGTCTGCAATGGCACCAGATAAGAAAAAATATTTTACTTACCCATCCTTAAATGCAAGCTTAATCGCTTCAGAATTATGGAAATTGCCAAAGGTTATTAATTATGCGAAACTGCGGGGTTCGATTTCAGGTGTGGGAAGTGGTGGAGATGATCCTTATATAATTGATTTTTCTTATGAAAATGCTGGTGGCCAATATCCTGGCGGGCTACAGGTTCCAACATTGATTGTAAATCCTTACTTGCAACCATTACGTACACAATCCATCGAATTTGGTACAGAGGTGCGTATGTTTAAGGATAGATTTGGTTTTGATTTTGCTGTTTATCAGAGTAATACACGGAATCAACAATTGAGAAGGACTATTGATGCTTCTACCGGTGGTAGGCAGAAAGTTGTCAATGCAGGAGAGGTTAGAAATAAAGGGATAGAATTGGCCATGGATGGTACTCCAATTAAAATGAAAGATGGGTTTAATTGGAAAGTATTCGCGACATTCTCTATGAATCAGAATAAAATTATGTCCTTGGCAGACTCGGCTATGATTCTTCAGACAGGACCTGTAGCAGGTGGTCAGTTAGTGGCGAAAGTAGGTGGGTCAATGGGCGATTTATATGGTATTGGTTATAAAAGATCTCCAGATGGACAAATTATTTATGATAGTAAAAGCGGTGTCGCCTTATTGACCGATGATGTGGTTTACTTAGGGAATACGATTCCTAAAGGAAAAGTAAGTTTAGGTAATGAATTTAGATATAAAGGTTTCCGACTGAATTTATTGTTTGATGCACAATTTGGTGGGGTTGCCCATTCCTTGACGCATTATAAATTGGCAGAACAAGGAAAAACAAAAAATACCCTACCAGGACGTTATAGTGGAATTATCGGAAATGGTGTCGTGCAAAATCCGGACGGTACTTATCGTAAAAATGATATCATTGCAACCAATGTGGATGAATATTACCGCTCTCATTACGGGCAGGATAATGCGGAAGGAAGTACCTTTTCTACAAACTTTATCAAGTTTAGGGAAGCTCGATTTGATTACTCCTTTTCAAAAGCTTTTGTTAACCGCTTGAAATTACAAAAGGCCTCAGTCGGTGTTTATGGAAGAAATCTTGTGATTTGGTCAAAATGGCCAAACTTTGATCCGGAATTTGGTACGTTGTCGGGGACAGATATTGTCAAAGGATTTGAAATTGCTCAATTCCCTTCTACGAGAACTTACGGTTTTAACTTAGTTGTAGGCTTTTAA
- a CDS encoding rhomboid family intramembrane serine protease: MLLTYLTETPVASIIFFFTIAISVYTFSHEQLFGKLMLHPYSIARNRNVFTILTSGFVHKDWGHLLFNMLTFYYFGFGLEGILAAASPFGHILFAVIYVGSLILSDIPTIVQQKNNPGYYSLGASGAICAVLFSYILFDPKVTIGVMMIIPMPAYLFAFLFLGYCVWASKKGHDGINHDAHFFGALSGLILTIICFPWVVKHCLAQF; encoded by the coding sequence ATGCTATTAACTTATTTAACAGAAACGCCTGTTGCGAGTATTATCTTTTTTTTTACGATCGCCATTAGCGTCTATACTTTTTCACACGAACAACTTTTCGGCAAACTGATGTTGCATCCCTACAGTATTGCCCGCAACCGCAATGTCTTTACGATCCTGACCAGTGGTTTTGTACACAAGGATTGGGGACATCTGCTGTTTAATATGCTTACTTTTTACTATTTTGGATTTGGTTTAGAAGGTATACTTGCTGCTGCAAGTCCCTTTGGTCATATCTTATTTGCTGTTATTTATGTAGGCAGCTTGATTCTGAGCGATATACCAACGATCGTACAGCAGAAAAATAATCCAGGTTACTATAGCTTGGGTGCTTCAGGTGCTATCTGTGCGGTGCTGTTTAGTTATATTCTTTTCGATCCTAAGGTGACCATTGGGGTTATGATGATTATTCCAATGCCAGCTTACTTATTTGCATTTCTGTTTTTAGGTTATTGTGTATGGGCCTCCAAGAAGGGACATGACGGTATTAATCACGATGCTCATTTCTTTGGTGCGCTGTCGGGACTAATCCTGACAATCATCTGTTTTCCTTGGGTTGTCAAACATTGTCTGGCACAGTTCTAA